A genomic segment from candidate division TA06 bacterium encodes:
- a CDS encoding GGDEF domain-containing protein, translating to MAIAADKLVALLRPILLLAALAAVKLGAGKFHPIIEADVNVLVSVGVLYTLITAYFQFKGCSIGTGRFCLAIDFALISVIVLRTGGLESNFALLYLLPIVQSSFVHGFRDTATIAGVVWLVLISLAISQGPNTKVVTPLYWKALIYGAFAGVLWLSVKRFEHRPRSHERQVRELTALVHLTSALESSLDIDETSEASLDIILPIFDAQIGAITILGAGNNLVTRASRGLSKTNWSAVRKLTRETIGTKQGRVVEKQLARDDIDEPSSSDAASLLFAPLLVRESIVGVLLVGKQYPHQWDHSETALLKIIADRLAAYIDSVTLYDETRRLAITDELTGAHNHGYFRKRVEEEIKRADRYNRPLSLVMIDVDQFKEYNDIQGHQMGDEVLKGIANTLKRWTRLIDVVSRYGEDEFAVILPETDEEGSMTVARRLKKRIEDTYFPFESSQPSGCITVSMGIATFPENAVSAKELIKNAIDALDNAKLKGNTLCSAASQLVGVEDLVNQLVTKWKRT from the coding sequence ATGGCTATTGCCGCAGATAAACTCGTTGCTCTTTTAAGACCCATTTTACTTCTGGCTGCTCTTGCCGCTGTGAAGCTAGGGGCAGGCAAATTCCATCCCATTATTGAAGCAGATGTCAACGTTCTGGTGTCAGTGGGGGTTTTATACACACTGATAACCGCCTATTTTCAGTTCAAGGGATGCTCGATCGGTACAGGAAGATTTTGCCTCGCTATCGATTTCGCCTTGATTTCAGTCATAGTCCTCAGAACAGGAGGACTGGAGTCCAACTTTGCTCTTCTGTACCTTCTCCCAATAGTACAGAGCTCTTTCGTGCACGGATTTCGAGACACCGCAACGATAGCAGGCGTTGTGTGGCTCGTTCTCATCTCTCTCGCGATCTCACAAGGGCCGAATACGAAAGTAGTGACACCCCTGTATTGGAAAGCTCTTATATATGGCGCCTTTGCAGGGGTTCTCTGGCTTTCCGTTAAAAGGTTCGAACACCGTCCAAGGTCGCACGAGAGGCAAGTAAGAGAACTGACAGCTCTTGTACATCTTACTTCTGCACTCGAGTCATCCCTGGACATTGACGAAACTTCAGAGGCAAGCCTCGACATCATTCTTCCAATTTTTGATGCACAAATTGGCGCCATCACTATTCTAGGAGCCGGCAACAACCTCGTTACGAGAGCGAGCAGAGGGCTATCCAAAACCAACTGGTCAGCAGTAAGAAAACTGACCAGAGAGACCATTGGCACGAAGCAAGGCAGGGTGGTTGAAAAACAACTGGCCAGGGATGACATCGATGAGCCCTCCAGCTCAGACGCTGCATCTCTCCTCTTCGCTCCTCTATTAGTGAGAGAAAGTATCGTAGGTGTACTCCTGGTTGGAAAGCAGTACCCCCACCAGTGGGATCACTCCGAAACTGCCCTTCTGAAAATCATCGCAGACAGACTCGCCGCATACATTGACTCGGTCACACTTTATGATGAAACCAGGAGACTGGCCATCACCGACGAACTGACGGGAGCTCATAACCACGGATATTTCCGCAAAAGAGTAGAAGAGGAGATAAAGAGGGCTGACAGATACAACAGGCCACTTTCTCTTGTCATGATAGATGTAGATCAATTCAAGGAATACAATGACATCCAGGGGCACCAGATGGGCGACGAGGTTCTGAAAGGTATCGCGAATACATTGAAGAGATGGACAAGGCTCATCGATGTCGTCTCGAGGTATGGGGAAGACGAGTTTGCTGTCATCCTCCCGGAAACTGATGAGGAAGGGTCTATGACAGTGGCGAGAAGGCTGAAGAAGAGGATTGAGGACACCTATTTCCCATTCGAGTCCTCTCAACCTTCAGGCTGCATAACTGTCAGCATGGGCATAGCAACTTTCCCGGAGAACGCCGTATCAGCAAAAGAGCTCATCAAAAATGCGATTGACGCGTTGGACAACGCCAAATTGAAAGGAAACACTCTTTGCTCCGCCGCCTCACAGCTCGTAGGTGTTGAAGATCTTGTGAATCAGCTAGTGACAAAATGGAAACGAACATAG